From a region of the Flavobacterium branchiarum genome:
- a CDS encoding nucleotide exchange factor GrpE: MKFKNIFKNKSNMTTENTEIDQEIDDVTLENNANGEQIIIEELSVEEQLAQDLAKEKDKFLRLFAEFENYKKRTSKERIDLFKTANQDVLLAMLPVLDDFDRALVEINKSDDELLAKGVELIYDKLKNTLTSKGLEEVEVRAGDAFNADYAEAITQIPAPSDKLKGKIVDVLEKGYKLGDKIIRYPKVVIGN, encoded by the coding sequence ATGAAGTTTAAGAATATTTTTAAAAATAAAAGTAATATGACTACGGAAAATACAGAAATCGATCAAGAAATAGATGACGTAACGTTAGAGAACAATGCCAATGGCGAACAAATCATTATTGAGGAATTAAGTGTAGAAGAACAATTAGCTCAAGATTTGGCAAAAGAGAAAGATAAATTCTTGAGATTGTTTGCTGAGTTTGAAAATTACAAAAAAAGAACTTCAAAAGAAAGAATTGATTTGTTCAAAACGGCTAATCAAGATGTGTTGTTAGCAATGCTTCCTGTATTAGATGATTTTGACAGAGCATTAGTTGAAATCAACAAATCTGATGATGAGCTTTTGGCAAAAGGAGTAGAGTTAATCTATGACAAGCTAAAAAATACATTAACATCTAAAGGTTTAGAGGAGGTAGAAGTTAGAGCAGGTGATGCATTTAATGCAGATTATGCTGAAGCAATTACTCAAATCCCTGCCCCTTCAGATAAGCTGAAAGGTAAGATTGTTGATGTACTAGAAAAAGGATACAAATTAGGAGACAAAATTATTCGTTATCCTAAAGTGGTTATTGGAAACTAA
- the hisS gene encoding histidine--tRNA ligase translates to MASKPSIPKGTRDFSPTEVAKRQYIIQIIRSNFEKFGFQPIETPSFENSETLMGKYGEEGDRLIFKILNSGDYLSKANEAHLEAKDSTKLTSSISEKALRYDLTVPFARYVVQHQNEIEFPFKRYQIQPVWRADRPQKGRFREFFQCDADVVGSKSLWQEVELVQLYDTVFTSLGLSGVTIKINNRKILSGIAEVIGASDKLIDFTVALDKLDKIGEDGVKKEMIEKGISEEALVKVQPLFSFTGTISDKIEQLSDLLASSEEGMKGVEELRFICDNVSSLGLSTAILDLDVTLARGLNYYTGAIFEVGAPKTVAMGSIGGGGRYDDLTGIFGLKNMSGVGISFGLDRIYLVLEELQLFPETVTATSKALFINYGDKEAFYALKAIQELRKENIKVELYPENVKVGKQFQHADKRAIPFAVIVGDVEMESNTYSLKNLLTGEQVSVDLEGLKKALLL, encoded by the coding sequence ATGGCATCAAAACCTAGTATTCCTAAAGGAACCAGAGATTTTTCACCAACTGAGGTGGCAAAACGTCAATATATTATTCAAATTATAAGAAGTAATTTCGAGAAATTCGGTTTTCAACCAATCGAGACACCTTCGTTTGAAAACTCGGAAACCTTAATGGGGAAATACGGAGAAGAAGGCGATCGCTTGATTTTTAAAATATTGAATTCAGGTGACTATTTGTCTAAAGCAAATGAGGCGCATTTAGAAGCAAAAGACAGTACAAAGTTAACTTCAAGCATTTCTGAAAAAGCATTGCGTTATGATTTGACAGTTCCTTTTGCAAGATACGTTGTGCAACACCAAAACGAAATTGAATTTCCTTTTAAGAGATATCAGATTCAGCCAGTTTGGCGCGCTGATCGTCCGCAGAAAGGTCGTTTTAGAGAGTTTTTTCAGTGTGATGCCGATGTGGTTGGTTCAAAGTCATTGTGGCAGGAAGTAGAGTTGGTACAATTATATGATACTGTTTTTACCTCTTTGGGTTTAAGCGGTGTAACGATAAAAATTAACAACCGAAAAATATTATCTGGAATTGCAGAAGTTATTGGAGCTTCAGATAAATTAATTGATTTCACAGTAGCGTTAGATAAGCTTGATAAAATAGGCGAAGATGGTGTGAAAAAAGAAATGATTGAGAAAGGAATTTCGGAAGAAGCGCTTGTAAAAGTGCAACCATTATTTAGTTTTACAGGAACTATTTCGGATAAGATTGAGCAACTTTCAGATTTATTAGCTTCTTCAGAAGAAGGGATGAAAGGGGTGGAGGAATTACGATTTATATGTGACAATGTTTCCAGTTTAGGTTTGTCTACTGCAATCTTGGATTTGGATGTTACTCTTGCTCGTGGACTTAATTATTACACAGGAGCAATTTTTGAAGTTGGTGCGCCAAAAACGGTTGCTATGGGATCTATTGGTGGTGGTGGAAGATACGACGACTTAACTGGTATTTTTGGATTAAAAAATATGAGCGGGGTTGGAATATCTTTTGGATTAGATCGTATTTATTTAGTGCTTGAAGAGTTACAATTGTTTCCAGAAACTGTTACGGCAACTTCAAAAGCTTTGTTTATCAACTACGGCGATAAAGAAGCGTTTTATGCGCTAAAAGCTATTCAGGAATTAAGAAAAGAAAATATAAAAGTTGAATTGTATCCTGAGAATGTAAAGGTAGGAAAGCAGTTTCAGCATGCTGATAAACGTGCGATTCCTTTTGCGGTTATTGTTGGTGATGTAGAAATGGAATCAAATACATATTCGCTTAAAAATTTGCTAACAGGCGAACAAGTTTCGGTTGATTTAGAAGGATTGAAGAAAGCTTTGCTTCTTTAA
- a CDS encoding ABC transporter permease, which produces MMLKLFKENIRIAFGSIRTQLLRTILTVLIIAIGITALVGILTVVSALENTISTDFASMGANTFNINQYENEVRNRGGNEREVINPIISYPEAVAFKNKFKYPFTETSLSFTATSTAEVKYLSTKTDPEIKVLGVDEHFIGNSGLETSIGRTFNQFDIENNTYVCVLGSDFMKGLLKDVNPIDKIISIRGARFKVIGVLKEKGSTFGNSQDLRVLIPIQVARSLFTAPNINYTISVMVSKKELLDQAIDNATSTMRRVRKLSPIRDNNFGVVRSDDLINRILSITQYLGIAAWSISVITILGSSIALMNIMIVSVTERTREIGVRKALGAKKTTIAIQFFIETLLIGQLGGLVGIILGILIGFGISSAMNFVFVIPWGAILAAFGTSFMVAVVSGLYPAIKASQLDPIEALRYE; this is translated from the coding sequence ATGATGCTAAAATTATTCAAAGAAAATATCCGAATTGCATTTGGTTCGATTCGAACTCAATTATTACGAACGATACTTACCGTTTTAATTATCGCAATCGGCATCACTGCTTTAGTAGGAATCCTAACCGTAGTATCGGCTTTAGAGAATACCATTTCTACTGATTTTGCTTCTATGGGAGCAAATACCTTCAACATAAATCAATACGAAAACGAAGTTAGAAACCGTGGAGGAAACGAAAGAGAAGTCATCAATCCGATTATTTCTTATCCTGAGGCTGTCGCTTTCAAAAATAAATTCAAGTACCCTTTTACAGAAACTTCCCTTTCATTCACAGCAACTTCTACTGCCGAAGTAAAATATCTTTCGACTAAAACCGATCCCGAAATTAAAGTTCTAGGTGTTGACGAGCATTTTATTGGTAATTCTGGTTTAGAAACTAGTATTGGCAGAACATTCAATCAATTTGATATAGAAAACAATACCTATGTATGTGTATTAGGTTCCGATTTCATGAAAGGCTTACTAAAAGATGTAAACCCAATTGATAAGATTATTTCTATTCGAGGGGCACGTTTTAAAGTAATTGGCGTATTGAAAGAAAAAGGATCTACATTTGGAAATAGTCAAGATTTACGTGTATTGATTCCAATTCAGGTAGCCCGTTCATTATTTACTGCTCCAAACATAAATTACACTATAAGCGTAATGGTTTCTAAAAAAGAACTACTAGATCAAGCCATTGACAATGCAACAAGCACCATGCGTAGAGTTCGAAAATTAAGCCCTATACGTGACAATAATTTTGGTGTAGTCCGAAGTGATGATCTTATTAATCGTATTCTAAGCATCACACAATATCTAGGCATAGCCGCATGGAGCATTAGCGTCATTACCATCTTGGGCTCTTCGATTGCCTTAATGAATATCATGATTGTATCGGTAACAGAGCGCACACGTGAAATTGGGGTTCGCAAAGCTTTAGGTGCCAAAAAGACAACTATTGCTATTCAGTTTTTTATCGAAACTTTACTAATCGGACAATTAGGCGGATTGGTCGGAATTATTCTGGGAATTTTAATTGGCTTCGGAATTTCCTCAGCCATGAACTTTGTATTCGTAATTCCGTGGGGTGCAATTCTTGCTGCTTTTGGTACTAGCTTCATGGTTGCCGTAGTTTCCGGATTATACCCAGCAATAAAAGCATCACAACTCGATCCTATTGAAGCGTTACGCTACGAATAG
- the prmC gene encoding peptide chain release factor N(5)-glutamine methyltransferase has translation MKIKQYRTQFIQELSGIYDVLEVESFFYLILEEKHNLRQIDLALNPDLAFSEQEIEEWSKFVTELKKEIPIQYLLGKTNFYGLDFEVNSNVLIPRPETEELVEWIIKENSNNEKHKELKILDVGTGSGCIAISLAKNLSKAQVFAIDVSEGALATAKRNATSNGVSVTFLHKNILETDDLMQVFDVIVSNPPYVRNLEKEEIKKNVLDNEPHLALFVDDNDALIFYRKIAELAKKNLAKNGSLYFEINQYLGKETVELLEDLDFKNIELRKDIYDNDRMTRSVV, from the coding sequence ATGAAAATAAAACAATACAGAACACAGTTTATTCAAGAGCTTTCAGGAATTTATGATGTTCTAGAAGTAGAGAGTTTTTTCTATTTAATTTTAGAAGAGAAACATAATCTTAGGCAAATAGATTTGGCATTAAATCCAGATTTAGCTTTTTCTGAACAAGAAATTGAAGAGTGGAGTAAGTTTGTGACTGAGTTAAAGAAGGAAATACCGATTCAGTATTTGCTTGGCAAAACTAATTTTTACGGATTAGATTTTGAAGTAAATTCGAATGTTTTGATTCCGCGACCAGAGACAGAAGAGTTGGTGGAGTGGATTATCAAAGAAAATTCAAATAATGAAAAACACAAAGAACTAAAGATTTTAGATGTAGGAACCGGAAGCGGTTGTATTGCTATTTCATTGGCTAAGAATCTTTCTAAAGCTCAGGTTTTTGCAATTGATGTTTCGGAGGGGGCTTTGGCTACAGCCAAAAGAAATGCTACTTCTAATGGCGTTTCGGTAACTTTTTTGCATAAAAATATTCTAGAAACAGACGATTTAATGCAGGTGTTTGATGTTATCGTGTCGAATCCGCCTTACGTTCGAAATTTAGAAAAAGAAGAAATTAAGAAGAATGTTTTAGATAATGAACCGCATTTAGCTCTTTTTGTAGACGATAATGATGCGTTGATTTTTTACAGAAAAATAGCCGAGCTAGCAAAGAAAAATTTAGCAAAAAATGGGAGTCTTTATTTTGAAATCAACCAGTATTTAGGAAAAGAAACAGTTGAATTGCTTGAGGATTTAGATTTTAAAAACATCGAATTGCGTAAAGATATTTATGACAATGATAGGATGACTAGGAGTGTTGTTTAG
- the ribD gene encoding bifunctional diaminohydroxyphosphoribosylaminopyrimidine deaminase/5-amino-6-(5-phosphoribosylamino)uracil reductase RibD, which produces MNIHEKYINRCIQLAKNGLGTTYPNPMVGSVIVYNDTIIGEGWHKKAGEPHAEVNAINSVKDKSLLKKATIYVSLEPCSHFGKTPPCCDLIITHDIPNVVVGTVDPNEKVAGKGIKKLLEAGKKVVIGVLEEECNELNKRFFTFHKQKRPYIILKWAASKDGFLTPKKENETTLKRGPIWITNKYSRQLVHKWRSEEQAILVGTQTVIDDNPKLNTRDWAGNNPIRVVLDQNNRIPKDSHIFDGDIKTIVFTKFKIASEKENLTFEVIDFKENIAQQTLAVLYQHQIQSIIIEGGLQTLQTFIDANLWDEGRFFVGDTYFTQGTKAPKVAGKKSTHTHIGKDELIQVRNHD; this is translated from the coding sequence GTGAATATACATGAAAAATACATCAATCGCTGCATTCAACTTGCCAAAAACGGTTTAGGAACAACATATCCAAACCCAATGGTTGGTAGCGTAATCGTTTATAATGATACAATTATCGGAGAAGGCTGGCATAAAAAAGCAGGCGAACCACATGCCGAAGTAAATGCCATAAATTCAGTAAAAGACAAATCATTACTCAAAAAAGCAACTATCTACGTAAGCCTAGAGCCGTGCAGCCATTTTGGAAAAACACCTCCTTGTTGCGATTTAATCATTACACATGATATCCCGAATGTAGTTGTAGGAACTGTTGATCCTAACGAAAAGGTGGCAGGTAAAGGAATTAAGAAACTCCTTGAAGCTGGCAAAAAAGTCGTTATTGGAGTTTTAGAAGAAGAATGCAACGAACTCAACAAACGCTTTTTTACTTTTCACAAACAAAAAAGACCGTATATAATCTTAAAATGGGCTGCATCTAAAGATGGCTTTCTAACTCCCAAAAAAGAAAATGAAACCACTTTAAAAAGAGGACCTATTTGGATTACCAATAAATACTCCAGACAATTGGTGCATAAATGGCGAAGTGAAGAACAAGCAATATTAGTGGGAACACAAACTGTTATTGATGATAACCCTAAATTAAACACTCGCGATTGGGCTGGAAATAATCCTATCCGGGTAGTTTTAGATCAAAATAATCGCATCCCAAAAGATAGCCATATTTTTGACGGTGATATTAAAACTATTGTATTTACAAAATTCAAAATTGCCAGTGAAAAAGAAAACCTTACCTTTGAAGTAATTGATTTTAAAGAAAATATAGCGCAACAAACACTAGCTGTTTTGTACCAACACCAAATTCAATCGATTATTATCGAAGGTGGACTACAAACACTACAAACCTTTATCGACGCCAATCTTTGGGATGAAGGACGCTTTTTTGTTGGAGATACTTACTTTACACAAGGTACCAAAGCTCCTAAAGTTGCTGGTAAAAAATCAACACACACACACATTGGGAAAGACGAATTAATACAAGTTAGAAACCATGATTGA
- a CDS encoding HAD family hydrolase — MIDTIIFDFGDVFINLDKQATIDGLKKLGLSEWNENLDLLNIKFETGSITPEEFIAGFQKEIPNASVKEILNAWNAVLLDFPLYRLEFLQMLSEKYRLFLLSNTDSIHIKTFEHKTGVSFYSDFYQCFEKVYFSFEIGMRKPNHEAYNYIINKHDLSPKRTLFVDDKIENTNAAAELGLQVWNLQVGKEDVVDLFEKKII, encoded by the coding sequence ATGATTGACACTATCATTTTTGATTTTGGGGATGTATTTATCAACCTAGACAAACAAGCTACAATTGATGGACTAAAAAAATTAGGTCTATCAGAATGGAATGAAAATCTAGATCTTCTAAATATAAAATTCGAAACAGGCAGTATTACACCCGAAGAATTCATAGCAGGATTTCAGAAAGAAATTCCAAACGCTTCTGTAAAAGAAATTCTAAACGCATGGAATGCCGTACTACTAGATTTCCCTTTATACCGACTAGAATTCCTTCAGATGCTTTCTGAAAAATATAGACTATTTTTACTAAGCAATACCGATTCTATTCACATTAAAACATTCGAGCATAAAACAGGAGTTTCCTTTTACAGCGATTTCTACCAATGTTTTGAAAAAGTTTATTTTTCGTTCGAAATAGGAATGAGAAAACCAAACCATGAAGCTTACAACTACATTATAAACAAACACGACTTATCTCCAAAACGAACGTTGTTTGTTGACGACAAAATCGAAAACACCAATGCTGCCGCCGAACTCGGTCTTCAGGTATGGAACCTACAAGTAGGAAAAGAAGATGTCGTAGATTTATTTGAAAAAAAAATAATTTAA
- a CDS encoding IMPACT family protein → MEIKDTYQTIAYPSEEVLYKEKSSKFFGYAYPISSEEEVKPIIEALKKQHPSAVHYCYAYQLGIEPTVSYRANDDGEPSNTAGMPIYGQIQSFGLTNVLIVVVRIYGGIKLGVGGLIAAYRTTAQMALEVCEIVEKTIDVQFLISFDYKNMNKVMRVIKEKKLEIISQEMEINEISGLPIGMITVQIRKKNAEMVFDIFDSMFEIDIKPC, encoded by the coding sequence TTGGAAATAAAAGATACTTACCAAACGATAGCTTACCCATCGGAAGAAGTCTTGTACAAAGAAAAAAGCAGTAAATTTTTTGGATATGCTTACCCAATATCATCTGAGGAAGAAGTTAAACCTATTATCGAAGCTTTAAAAAAACAACATCCGAGTGCCGTTCACTATTGCTATGCTTATCAACTAGGAATCGAACCAACTGTAAGCTACAGAGCCAACGATGATGGAGAACCAAGCAACACAGCAGGAATGCCTATTTACGGGCAAATACAATCTTTTGGCTTAACAAACGTTCTTATAGTCGTTGTACGAATATATGGAGGAATCAAATTAGGTGTTGGTGGTTTAATTGCAGCGTATCGAACAACAGCACAAATGGCGCTAGAAGTTTGTGAAATTGTCGAAAAAACAATTGATGTTCAGTTTTTAATCTCGTTTGATTACAAAAACATGAACAAAGTAATGCGAGTAATTAAGGAAAAAAAGCTAGAAATTATATCCCAAGAAATGGAAATAAATGAGATTTCCGGGCTCCCAATTGGCATGATAACGGTACAAATACGCAAAAAAAATGCCGAAATGGTGTTCGACATTTTTGATTCAATGTTTGAAATAGATATAAAACCTTGTTGA
- a CDS encoding acyl-CoA thioesterase: MKNHQTQVRVRYSETDQMGVVYHGNYIPYFEIGRVEWLRNKGVSYKSMEESGIALPIVSMNINYKKSARYDELLTVHTTFKSQTSVKIEFDCAIYNESNELLTTAVFILVFVSLKTGRPMAPPSYILDLLKNIDNC; this comes from the coding sequence ATGAAAAATCATCAAACTCAGGTTCGTGTTCGTTACTCAGAAACGGACCAAATGGGAGTCGTTTATCATGGGAATTATATTCCTTATTTTGAAATAGGTCGTGTGGAATGGCTTAGAAATAAGGGGGTTTCGTATAAAAGCATGGAGGAAAGTGGTATTGCTTTACCGATTGTTTCTATGAATATTAATTATAAAAAATCCGCACGATATGATGAATTGTTAACAGTGCATACAACATTTAAAAGTCAGACTTCTGTTAAGATAGAATTTGATTGCGCGATCTATAATGAATCAAATGAGTTATTAACAACTGCTGTGTTTATTTTGGTATTTGTGTCTCTAAAAACAGGTCGACCAATGGCTCCTCCAAGTTATATTTTAGACCTTCTTAAAAACATTGATAATTGCTAG
- the dnaA gene encoding chromosomal replication initiator protein DnaA, producing MTKTAQSVWENCLSFIKDNIQDQAYKTWFEPIKSVELTDNALYIQVPSKFFYEWLEEHYVKLLKVALTKELGKNAKLLYKIKMENTYGNKQPFTEQLPSANRGPMKPQEVDAPFKNLNPELKNPFVIPGIRNLKIESQLNPNYSFDNFLEGDSNRLARSAGMAVANKPGGTSFNPLLIFGGVGLGKTHLAHAIGVEVKDKYPEKTVLYISAEIFTQQYIDSVKKNNRNDFIHFYQLIDVLIIDDVQFLSGKSGTQDVFFHIFNYLHQNGKQVILTSDKAPVDMQDIEQRLLSRFKWGLSAELHQPDYETRISILKNILYRDGVEIPEDIIEYVARNIKSNVRELEGAIISLIAQSSFNKKEVTIELAKSVVEKFVKNVKREISIDYIQKIVSDYFQLDIETLQSKTRKRHVVQARQLAMFFAKKFTKASLANIGSQIGDRDHATVLHACKTVDNLVSTDKQFKKFVEDINKKLTL from the coding sequence ATGACTAAAACTGCACAATCGGTATGGGAAAACTGTTTGTCTTTCATAAAAGACAACATTCAAGATCAGGCGTACAAAACTTGGTTTGAGCCAATCAAATCAGTTGAACTAACCGATAACGCATTATATATTCAAGTCCCAAGTAAATTTTTCTACGAATGGTTAGAAGAGCACTATGTAAAATTACTTAAAGTTGCTCTTACCAAAGAACTCGGGAAAAATGCAAAGTTACTCTATAAAATTAAAATGGAAAACACTTATGGTAACAAACAACCGTTTACGGAACAGTTACCAAGTGCTAATAGAGGCCCAATGAAACCTCAAGAAGTTGACGCTCCGTTTAAAAACTTAAATCCAGAATTAAAAAATCCTTTTGTAATTCCTGGAATACGTAATTTAAAAATTGAGTCTCAATTAAACCCAAATTATAGCTTTGACAATTTCCTTGAAGGAGATTCTAACCGATTAGCTCGTTCTGCAGGTATGGCTGTTGCCAACAAACCTGGAGGAACATCATTTAATCCTTTATTGATTTTTGGTGGAGTTGGTTTAGGTAAAACACACTTAGCTCACGCAATTGGTGTTGAAGTAAAAGACAAATACCCAGAAAAAACGGTTTTATATATTTCTGCCGAAATTTTCACACAACAATATATTGACTCGGTAAAGAAGAACAATCGTAATGATTTCATTCACTTTTACCAGTTAATCGATGTTTTAATTATTGACGACGTTCAGTTCTTATCTGGAAAATCAGGTACTCAGGACGTTTTCTTCCATATTTTTAATTACTTACATCAAAACGGAAAACAGGTAATTTTGACTTCTGACAAAGCTCCTGTAGACATGCAAGACATTGAACAACGTTTATTATCACGTTTTAAATGGGGTCTATCTGCAGAGTTACATCAGCCAGATTACGAAACAAGAATTTCTATCTTGAAAAACATCTTGTATCGTGATGGAGTTGAAATTCCAGAAGACATTATCGAATATGTAGCACGTAACATTAAATCTAATGTACGTGAACTAGAAGGGGCAATCATTTCGTTGATTGCACAATCTTCTTTCAACAAAAAAGAAGTAACAATTGAATTGGCTAAAAGTGTAGTCGAAAAATTCGTTAAAAATGTAAAAAGAGAAATTTCTATTGATTACATTCAAAAAATTGTATCTGATTATTTCCAGCTAGACATCGAAACACTTCAATCTAAAACTAGAAAGAGGCACGTTGTTCAAGCAAGACAATTAGCTATGTTTTTTGCAAAGAAATTCACCAAAGCATCTTTAGCAAATATTGGCTCGCAAATTGGTGATCGTGATCACGCAACTGTATTACATGCTTGTAAAACTGTTGACAATTTAGTCTCTACAGACAAACAATTCAAAAAATTTGTCGAAGATATCAATAAAAAATTAACGCTATAG
- a CDS encoding low molecular weight protein-tyrosine-phosphatase: protein MPIKILMVCLGNICRSPLAEGILASKLPKDSFLVDSAGTGSWYVGKTPDERSITVAKKNGVNISNQKGRQFKTSDFDTFDYIYVMDNSNYDDVIALTKNQEQKDKVQLILDELFPSENVDVPDPYYGKPNGFDSVYEMLDQVSDVIAEKLIAKHQNSNSAV from the coding sequence ATGCCCATAAAAATCTTAATGGTCTGCTTGGGTAATATATGCAGATCACCATTAGCCGAAGGCATATTAGCCTCAAAATTACCTAAAGATTCTTTTTTAGTTGATTCGGCAGGAACGGGTTCTTGGTACGTTGGCAAGACCCCAGATGAACGCTCTATTACTGTAGCTAAAAAAAACGGGGTAAATATCTCAAATCAAAAAGGAAGACAATTCAAAACTTCTGATTTTGATACTTTCGATTATATCTACGTCATGGATAATTCCAATTATGACGACGTAATTGCATTGACAAAAAACCAAGAACAAAAAGACAAAGTACAACTTATACTAGACGAGTTATTCCCTTCTGAAAACGTAGATGTTCCAGATCCTTATTATGGAAAACCAAACGGATTTGACTCCGTTTACGAAATGCTAGACCAAGTTTCTGACGTAATTGCAGAAAAACTAATAGCCAAACATCAAAATTCAAACTCGGCTGTATAA
- a CDS encoding SAM-dependent methyltransferase, with protein MKSTSLLGKLYLIPTTLGESDPMDVLPQTIKRSIDFIDHYIVENEKTARKSIKAVSPEKKQSELILFSLNKRTEASEHLDFIKPLLEGKNVGLMSEAGCPGVADPGAVIVKLAHEKGIQVVPLVGPSSILLAMMASGMNGQSFTFNGYLPIDKDEKKSALKYFEKLSQDKNQSQLFIETPYRNNKLVEDILQILNPATHLCIATDITLPTEFIKTMRVSDWKKIKVDLHNRPTIFIIHKM; from the coding sequence ATGAAATCCACTTCTTTATTAGGTAAACTTTATTTGATTCCAACAACATTAGGCGAAAGTGACCCTATGGATGTCTTACCACAAACAATAAAGAGAAGTATTGATTTCATAGATCATTATATTGTTGAAAACGAAAAAACAGCACGAAAGTCAATAAAAGCAGTTTCTCCTGAGAAAAAACAATCCGAACTAATATTATTTTCTCTAAACAAACGCACAGAAGCAAGCGAACATTTAGATTTCATTAAACCATTACTAGAAGGTAAAAACGTAGGATTAATGAGCGAAGCTGGTTGCCCTGGTGTTGCTGATCCTGGCGCTGTAATTGTAAAATTAGCACATGAAAAAGGAATTCAGGTTGTGCCTTTAGTTGGCCCTTCTTCTATTCTACTTGCCATGATGGCATCTGGAATGAACGGACAAAGCTTTACTTTCAATGGCTACTTACCTATCGATAAAGACGAAAAAAAATCAGCATTAAAGTATTTTGAAAAATTATCTCAGGATAAAAATCAATCACAACTTTTTATTGAAACTCCATACAGAAACAACAAATTAGTTGAAGATATTTTGCAGATTCTAAACCCTGCAACACATCTTTGTATTGCTACTGATATTACATTACCAACCGAATTCATTAAAACAATGCGCGTTTCAGACTGGAAAAAAATCAAAGTAGACTTACACAATCGTCCTACAATTTTTATCATTCATAAAATGTAA